From a single Candidatus Acidiferrales bacterium genomic region:
- a CDS encoding glycine cleavage system protein H: MLRIATVKTSLELVGVLRQLGNPFDFKTSAALQHMAAVVPFSEVGKRPEGERRTTMVVLLVLAMFLIFIVIDYLRHRGEVAVVAPERRPVAIPAFDASLVGGYVLRPELAYHPGHTWVMDEGRNLARVGLDDFAVRLLGKLESIRLPQLNRWIRQGQKILTLTHGGKTAEMLSPIEGEIIAINREAVENPEVIRRDPYGKGWLLAVKAPQIETNLKNLLTGRLAVRWMQEAAERLRGMVPQLAGAVAQDGGLPVSDVSAHLDGQSWSEVTKEFFLS, encoded by the coding sequence ATGTTGAGGATTGCAACGGTCAAGACGTCGCTCGAGCTGGTAGGTGTGCTCAGGCAACTCGGTAACCCTTTTGATTTCAAAACATCAGCGGCGCTACAGCATATGGCAGCGGTCGTGCCTTTCTCCGAAGTGGGGAAACGCCCCGAAGGAGAAAGGAGAACGACGATGGTAGTGCTGCTGGTACTTGCAATGTTCTTGATTTTCATTGTCATTGATTATCTGCGTCATCGCGGCGAGGTGGCGGTGGTTGCGCCCGAGCGCCGGCCGGTGGCGATTCCGGCTTTTGATGCATCCCTGGTAGGCGGCTACGTCCTACGGCCCGAACTGGCCTACCATCCCGGCCATACCTGGGTCATGGATGAAGGACGGAATCTGGCCCGGGTGGGGCTCGACGACTTTGCCGTTCGCTTGCTGGGCAAGTTGGAAAGCATCCGCTTGCCGCAACTCAACCGATGGATTCGGCAAGGGCAGAAAATTCTCACGCTCACCCATGGAGGGAAGACGGCGGAGATGTTGTCGCCGATCGAGGGCGAGATCATCGCGATCAATCGAGAGGCAGTCGAGAACCCGGAAGTCATCCGCCGCGACCCCTACGGCAAAGGCTGGTTGCTTGCCGTCAAGGCACCGCAGATCGAGACCAACCTGAAGAACCTGCTGACCGGCCGGCTTGCCGTACGCTGGATGCAAGAGGCGGCAGAGCGGCTGAGGGGCATGGTTCCCCAATTGGCCGGGGCGGTGGCCCAGGACGGCGGTTTGCCGGTGTCCGACGTATCGGCTCACCTGGACGGCCAGAGCTGGAGCGAAGTGACGAAGGAATTTTTCCTGTCCTGA